Genomic segment of Pagrus major chromosome 19, Pma_NU_1.0:
acgtCATAGCACTGCAACTGAAAAGGAGAGTAAATTAGCGTGTTCACCTGAGTGTTGTGTTCGCTTCACGGCCGAGCCGAGCCAGACACAATAAACGTCCTGACTACTGCAGGGTTAACTGACTCAGGAGTAAATCCTGATTGTccacattcacattgcacacaaaagccaggTGTTAGCTCGTGTAAGTGGGTTTTTTGGCCAGTGTTAAAGGGGTACAAGTGgtcatttgtgccaaatttgaagaaattccttTGAGATGTTCTTGAGACATAGTGTACACAATAATGGTAAGTACGTAGGTCTGGACATCCAGAAAATATAATGTCTCCGACAGTGGAATAGTGATGCCCTGGTACAACAAAGGGGTATACTTTGATGATTGTCTTATGCTTCATCCATTTCAAGGTATTTGAAATCCTCATTGCTGCAACAGAATTGCCCGCCACTATCATCTTAAGATGGTTAGACGTGAATGACTGAACTAGGTACTGATGGCATCTGCTCACCTAGCTGGGCCTGGTTGGCATCTGACATCTGAATGAGAGCGCTGTCCTTCTTATTGTAAAGAATTTTCACCCTCTGGACATCACCATACACTCCTGCATTAGAGccacaggcaggcaggttgagAAAAGGTGAGGTGGAGAGAAAGCAGAcagttagaaaaacaaaatgtcaacactgGAGACAAGGATATTTAAGGacaagaaacaaagaagagagaATAGCAGAGTACACACAAGAAATTTACAGTAGACTTAGAGTGAGAGGTGTGTAGAAGGAACAGGtaaagagagaagagacacCCTCTAAACAGATAAGTTATCAAGCTGTGTCAGATGgctataaataaaaacagcatgcaAAAATGACTTAACCGTGCATTTACAGATTACTGTGTAGTGAATTTTAGGGTAAAGTAACAAACATTAACCCAAACCAATAAACAGGGGGCCAAAATGTATTACAAATTACCAAACAAACTACTGTGTGCAAACAAATATACATAAgcttgtaataataataataataataataataataataataatgacaaatgtCTCAAAGATAGAATGGAAAtagaacaaacagaaagaaggtagaagagagagagagagagagagagagtgagagaaagagagtgagagaaagagagagagagagagagagagagctaacGATAACATACCGAAGAGGGTAAACAGACTTTGGGGCGTAACCATCTTTAGAGGGAGAGAAGAGCAACAAGCAGCGTGAGACAGGTAGAGAGGTAGAAGAGTCGGAGCGGAGCGGAGGTAGAGATGGACAGATCGATCCAGAACGGAGGTAGGTAGGAGGAATGGTGGTTTTTGTTTTCCCCCCGGAGAGTGATGGAGGTGGTGGGTCATGGAGGGGAGCAGGCGGCAGAAGAGGAGTCATGGAAGGGGGTTTGGAGGGGAGGGGTGGGTTGGTTAatgtgggaggaggaggtggaggaaagagGGGTTAAAAGTCCCCCCATCAGCACATGAAGTGGAGGCCGAGGCAGGATGAATGAAGGGGAAAAAGAGGGATGGGAgtagagagagaggtgagagggGGAGATGAATAGGGAGGCAAATGCAAATtgggggaaaaataaaaaaataaaaagtgaggagggggagggacaaaaaataaaatataggtCAGTACACTGGAATAATGCAGGTAGTTTGGTCAGAGATAATGGCTTGGATCAATGTTTTCTTTCGTCAAAATACAGCAAATAACTTGCGCCAAAAATGTCTTTCACCCTGGACAAGCATGGGGTAAAGGTACATTCATGTCAAAATCATAATAAAATCAGCAATATAAAGTCATAACCATgggataaaaacaacatgcagcaGGTCGCAAATCTGAAGATCTACAATCTTTCAGCAAGGGAGAATGGTACTAAAAGAGTGTGAGGAGCTGAGGGGGAAAACAGTTAAGAGACCATGCAGTTAGATTTTGTTTAGCAGTACAATTTGGCATGCAAGAGTTGATGTGAAGGCCACTTGAGTAAAACGTGGTGTTCACACAAGTCCGAGAGGCTAAAAGAAAGCTTAAGCACAGTATCTTAACATTAGGGGTTCATGTTTGAATGGTTCAGATACTGTCAAAGGCTCCGCTATGACACATTCATTCACAGCCAGAGAGAACAGACTGAtgaggaaagagacagagaacatTAGGTGAGACAAATTAGATGCTATTTAAgtcacagtttaaaaaaaaaaaaaaaaacgcagaggaagagggagaaaagacaAGTGTTTCAGAGAGGCAGGTATTTGTTCCCAGAACTGAGACACAGGTTAGGAGACCACAGAATGATTTCATATGAGCTTTCATATGAGCTGAGGAGAGGTGAAGAGAGcttagagagaaaaacagaagagagacagTTAGCCGAGTTAGATACAGTTTGACAAGAGAGGTAGGGGCAGAACattggaggaggaaagagaggaaagtaTTGGTGCAGTGACAGAAACGGCAAATCCCCTCTCTTACGGGGACATAATGAGTCTTGACCATaaagggggaaaataaaaacaacagcaagacCCTGGGCATGTAAAGGACACTAGAAAATACAGCAAAGAAAAAGGttagacaaaatgtttttttgcttcatgTAAAAACTAGGTGGAATAACAAGATGTCCAGTTTGTCTTTTCTAAAAAGGTTTGGCTTCTCAAGGTGTAACGTCAATTGTGCCCTGGTACAGTTTAGTGATTAGTGGCAATCAGAGCAGAAACCATACATGAAATTGCACACAACCTCAGAGCTGTAAATacctaaaaaaaatgaaattgctGGCTCAGATATTATCGGCCTGACTTCAGAAAGGAATTTGTACAAGGAAAAGCTCAAACAAATCTATGGGTGCACAAAAGCACCCTCTATTTATCACAGAATGTCACAGAAGCATCGTTTCTCACTGCTTACTAACTTAAAGAGTTTCTGAAACTTAATCGGCAAAGATCACAGAATTGTTACAGTTTAATAAGCCAAATGAAGTGGTTTAGTTTCAGTTATTCAAGTTGAGTTCTCAGGTcaaatatgtacaaaaaaaaatcccatcatGGACATTCCTATGTATTGTCTGTGACAGAcacaagacaataaaaatgaaagcataAGGAGGACAACTGGCCATCaccagcaaataaaaaaagaagaacagagGGATGAAGGTGGTGGATAGGAGTGGTGGATTTAAGCCTTAGATGATCCATCTgactggtgtttgtgtgtagatgTGTTACTGACCTCCTCATTGAGGTTGCTGACCAGCAGGACCCCACTGGACCCCGCCTGTCCAGCCAGGGCCACcctccctgcagcagcagcagccgccgcTGCCGCGCTCAGAGGGTTCAGGGCTCCTGACAGGAAGTAGACAAGACAATCATGGAATGGAGAGCAGCACTTCCACTATACCAAAGCATTACAGCAGTAAGCAGGGATGCAATTGGGTACAAGCAACAACAAGGTAAAaggaagagaaataaaaatgtcatctaCCTGGGATCTTACCGAGGAGGGAGTTGGAGTCTTTGCTGAAGGCAGCGGCCACCGTGGGGTCGAGGCTGGGCTGCCCGTCACCAGCAGGCAGCTCAGGCCGCGTGTAGTCGCGACTCTTATCGTTGTTGTACTTGACATTTAGGTTGACCAGCTTGGAGAAGTCGATACGCAGCGTGCAACATGAATTGTAGATGTTCTGGCCATCCAGGGCCTGTCAAGGAAAGACAAAAAATCATGTTCATCCatgttcaacaattacgttcGGTATGGCAAGGTTATAAACACCTAACCACACAGTAGTTGATTAGTAGTAAAGATGCTTAACATGCTTAGTGAGAGATCCAGATAAGAAACCTCTTACCAGTTTGGCCTGCTGTGCATTGACAGGATCGCTGAACTGAAGAAGAGCCTGGAACTGATTGTTCTTGGTGAATGTGATTATCTTCATGACTGTGCCAAACTTGGAGAAAATctgtcaacaaaacaaagaaaatacaaaccTTAATATTCTAGTACAAACGGTGCATATGTTGCATCATAACTGaaccatttgtttttgtatggaGTCACAACAACTGATGCGTGCCTGTTGCAGGACATCCAGCGTTACAGGGTAGAACATGTTGTCGATGATGATCCTCAGCACAGGACTGGAAGCTGCAGCGAGGGCCTCCTGTACATCTGAGCTTGGTGACCCACCAGACTGGACTGCCGACACTGCCTGAAGCACGGCCTGGGTCCGCTACGGCCAAACACAAGCCGTTAGTCACTATCTTTAACAATGGAGGCCAACTGACAAGATGGCGACCCACtttgctaacagctaactaacTGATGTCAAGAAAACCATACAAGTATTGACATACAGGTCCTCAACATCATTATCTTTTCAAGGTTTAGAGCTTGAGTACTTCTGAATATTCATGTATTgagacagcaaaacaaaaaacacttgttctCAACCAAGTCTTTAACAGGCACGAGTAGTAGCcatgttttaaaagcttttatgcAATTGCAAGCATACCAATTAATACAATGAACTGTTGGAGTGTCTGATAAAATGAAAACCTGGATAGTCTTAGCAGAATTCCAAAGCATGGTGGTCCATTAGTCAGACTCTACTAACCTGATTGCCAGCATCAGTTTTGAGTTCTTTGTGATTGGAGTACTGAATAAAGACGGGGGCATTGCGGACATGAGGAGTTACAGTGGTGTAGTAGTTCACCATAGTGATGGCCGCCTCTTCTGTTCCCATCTCCAGGAACGCCTTGAAGTAGAGAAAAAGGATATATTTCCACTGTTACTATTCAAGAAGAGAATATCTGATCATCTGTACTTACTTTCCAATATATTTGGACAAACTTCCTACccattttaattgaattaagTAGA
This window contains:
- the LOC141014455 gene encoding polypyrimidine tract-binding protein 2-like isoform X1; translation: MDGISDVAVGVKRGSDELSMYNSPNSGMSSISDGASNGSDSKKLRVEEAPPSRVLHIRKLPNEASETEVIALGLPFGKVTNILTLKGKNQAFLEMGTEEAAITMVNYYTTVTPHVRNAPVFIQYSNHKELKTDAGNQRTQAVLQAVSAVQSGGSPSSDVQEALAAASSPVLRIIIDNMFYPVTLDVLQQIFSKFGTVMKIITFTKNNQFQALLQFSDPVNAQQAKLALDGQNIYNSCCTLRIDFSKLVNLNVKYNNDKSRDYTRPELPAGDGQPSLDPTVAAAFSKDSNSLLGALNPLSAAAAAAAAAGRVALAGQAGSSGVLLVSNLNEEMVTPQSLFTLFGVYGDVQRVKILYNKKDSALIQMSDANQAQLAMSHLNGQKMYGKIIRVTLSKHQTVALPRDGLDDQGLTKDYANSPLHRFKKPGSKNFQNIFPPSATLHLSNIPQDVTEDDLRLLFSNAGGTVKAFKFFQDRKMALIQMSTVEEAIQALIDLHNYNMGGNQHLRVSFSKSTI
- the LOC141014455 gene encoding polypyrimidine tract-binding protein 2-like isoform X2, producing MDGISDVAVGVKRGSDELNGASNGSDSKKLRVEEAPPSRVLHIRKLPNEASETEVIALGLPFGKVTNILTLKGKNQAFLEMGTEEAAITMVNYYTTVTPHVRNAPVFIQYSNHKELKTDAGNQRTQAVLQAVSAVQSGGSPSSDVQEALAAASSPVLRIIIDNMFYPVTLDVLQQIFSKFGTVMKIITFTKNNQFQALLQFSDPVNAQQAKLALDGQNIYNSCCTLRIDFSKLVNLNVKYNNDKSRDYTRPELPAGDGQPSLDPTVAAAFSKDSNSLLGKIPGALNPLSAAAAAAAAAGRVALAGQAGSSGVLLVSNLNEEMVTPQSLFTLFGVYGDVQRVKILYNKKDSALIQMSDANQAQLAMSHLNGQKMYGKIIRVTLSKHQTVALPRDGLDDQGLTKDYANSPLHRFKKPGSKNFQNIFPPSATLHLSNIPQDVTEDDLRLLFSNAGGTVKAFKFFQDRKMALIQMSTVEEAIQALIDLHNYNMGGNQHLRVSFSKSTI
- the LOC141014455 gene encoding polypyrimidine tract-binding protein 2-like isoform X3 yields the protein MDGISDVAVGVKRGSDELSMYNSPNSGMSSISDGASNGSDSKKLRVEEAPPSRVLHIRKLPNEASETEVIALGLPFGKVTNILTLKGKNQAFLEMGTEEAAITMVNYYTTVTPHVRNAPVFIQYSNHKELKTDAGNQRTQAVLQAVSAVQSGGSPSSDVQEALAAASSPVLRIIIDNMFYPVTLDVLQQIFSKFGTVMKIITFTKNNQFQALLQFSDPVNAQQAKLALDGQNIYNSCCTLRIDFSKLVNLNVKYNNDKSRDYTRPELPAGDGQPSLDPTVAAAFSKDSNSLLGKIPGALNPLSAAAAAAAAAGRVALAGQAGSSGVLLVSNLNEEMVTPQSLFTLFGVYGDVQRVKILYNKKDSALIQMSDANQAQLAMSHLNGQKMYGKIIRVTLSKHQTVALPRDGLDDQGLTKDYANSPLHRFKKPGSKNFQNIFPPSATLHLSNIPQDVTEDDLRLLFSNAGGTVKAFKFFQDRKMALIQMSTVEEAIQALIDLHNYNMGGNQHLRVSFSKSTI